In the Oncorhynchus tshawytscha isolate Ot180627B linkage group LG17, Otsh_v2.0, whole genome shotgun sequence genome, acatttaggcttgccgtaccaaaggggttgaatacttattgactcaagacatttaggcttgccgtaccaaaggggttgaatacttattgactcaagacatttaggcttgccgtaccaaaggagttgaatacttattgactcaagacatttaggcATGCCGtaccaaaggggttgaatacttattgactcaagacatttaggcATGCCGtaccaaaggggttgaatacttattgactcaagacatttaggcttgccgtaccaaaggggttgaatacttattgactcaagacatttaggcttgccgtaccaaaggggttgagtacttattgactcaagacatttaggcttgccgtaccaaagggattgaatacttattgactcaagacatttaggcttgccgtaccaaagggcttgaatacgtattgactcaagacatttaggcttgccgtaccaaaggggttgagtacttattgactcaagacatttaggcttgccataccaaaggggttgaatacttattgactcaagacatttatgCATGCCGtaccaaaggggttgaatacttattgactcaagacatttaggcTTTCCGtaccaaaggggttgaatacttattgactcaagacatttcagcttttcatttgttatTCATTTCTAAAATGTTCTTCAAACAaaactccactttgacattataaggtattgtgtgtagatcagtgaaacaaaatctcaatttaattcattttaaattgcaaatactttctgaaggcactgtatctgcgtTGCATGATTCTACAGGTTTTAGGATTTACTTACAATTTCTTATTTTGCTCAACAAGCGTTttaaagacaaaacacacaaaaacatgtaGATGGAGAAACCCCAATGAAAGTGGCTGACAGAGTCCTGTAAACCTATACACTTTCACATTACTTTTCAGcctgatagtgtgtgtgttgcaacGCAACTCCTATTTAATGGAATGTAAATGTTATGACAGGGGAAGAGGGTGAACCCTGACACGTGGGGTTTTAGTCAGGTGTTTGTGGAAAGAAGAGTTCTGTATTCTGTCAGTTTATCACCTGACCAGCAGCATTTGACATACTATAGATCTCTCCGATATGTATCTgtatttctctctatctgtctcactCAATCCTTACCTTCCGCCCCATTTCtagatttacatttttattacttctaaacaaaatacttttttggggTTCTCATATGCTTACAATGATGTTTTAGTTATTGCTTGAACAGTCGCTAAGATGACATTTGGTTGGGATCTTTGCTAAAATAACAGTTGCTAGCTAGAATGCTGACGCTCGTTGACATACACTGTAGCAAACGCTAGCCAAAgagccattttactggttgaagtgttttttaagtataatgcagttgatttgcAATTAAGCAGGACTTTCATACAAGCCTTAAAATCCAATTATGAAATAGTGTGAAATACACTCATGTAAATTGCTACTTTTTTTGCTGGCATTGAGCACTTGCACGCATCGCCCCCATGTGGCAATGtttgcaaacacagaaaggggtcTATACTCTCCATACGTGCATCTTTCTACATCCTCCTATATCTTCCCAGCTCCCTCTCTTATTCCCCCTTTCTCAGATCTTCCaaaccctccccttctctccatctttcttgtTCCACCTCTCTCGTGTTAGTGGTTGACACCGGCCCATAGCTGATTTACACCAAGTATATATGCTGTATTTGTGAGAAGCATAccatggtagtgagaggaagatgAATTCTATGGACTAAGTACAGTTTTACATCTCTCCCGCTGACCTGTCCTGCGGCGTGTAAATGTTAATGTGTTATACTGTATAGACTGACAACAAAAACCAgatcaacacactgacactgtcaGATGCCATCGCAGATTCCACTACACTGTTAAAATGAAGTGCTTTGTAACACCAAAACTAGAGGCAATTGAGCTGCCACCAACTTGAAGGGGATGAAACCTTATCTTTGGTACCAATCCCAAAGAAATGTACCATCTAACTGACCCTCCTGTTTCCaatctgtataaataaagctCTGCAAAAATGAAGGTGGAAttccacaaaaaaaatgtatctctTATCACAATCAATATTTAGGCTATAAACAGTTTGCATTTATAAGCCATTCTATcacactctgatctgtttcatctgtctttgtgattgtctccaccccccctccaggtgtctcccatcttacccattattccctgtgtatttatacctgtgttctctgtttgcctgttgaATTTTGCTCAGTTTACTGGGACGAATAATGATTAACGAGCTGTTAGGAGTAGTAGAGTGAAGGACATTGGATCAATGCTGATGCATCATGGTCAAGAGAACTTTCACCCATCTATTTTTCCACTATGATGTCACCTTTGCCCAGGTTTACCAGATTCCAGGAAGGGGTGTTTTTTTAATGTTCCTTTAAGGAAATATTGAGTAATATGTATGTTCTTGGTACCTCTAGTTCTATTTATTTTAAGATATAGTAATATCGAAGACCGCTGGCAACTGTCATGTTCTCTAATGTTTGTATAATTCTGTGGAGAGTAGACTTAATTCTGATTATAACTTCATTCTTTTTTGTTTTGACAATGGCATCGATGTTGTTAACATGTTGTGAAGAATTGCTCAtactgtactcacacacacacacgtgaagtTAAACATGcagacacacgcacgcgcacacaaacacacacacacacgcacacacacactttcacaaatTAGAGGCACACACTAGACTTTATCTCACTACAGtagttctttattttttttacagagaATGAAAGACATTGTCTGACATGAACATGTAGCTACATTTAGGATTTATTTTTCTTTCCTAACAAAAGGTCACCTTTTAGAAGCGTGGAAAATGCGAGATAAATAGTGTCTTTGGAGACATACATATATAAACATACAAAGATAACTTAAATATATTACTTTTCTTACATAGTACCactaataatatataatatgcaCAAGTGCGCATGACATCATCTTCACTCCACTCCACTCATACTCATACAGATCTTTATCAAATGCAACATATACAATAACTCTCATCTGTCATTAAAAATAGAATTGCAATGTTTGAAATTCAAGTTGTGAGGAACTAACAACATTAAAGTGCTTTGCTCAGTTTGCTGTGACCCTATAAGAGGCTTCTGACCTTAAGTATAATTAAATATTGAACGAGGAAAAACAGACTGGGATTGTGATGTGTTAGATCCCTGGCGGCTAAAACGACTATACTATAAgtacctacacatacacactcacatacagtcacacacacactcacatacagacGTGAACACACAACACAATCTCCTGCATCTCTTTACAACATAGGTTAAAGTTAAAAATGGCAGGCGATGGCAGTGTTAGTTTTGATGTAAGACTGATGGAGAGTGTTTCTCTTAACACAGAAGGGGAGGTATTAGTGGTCAAAGGTCGTAAATAATCTGGTGGTACGCAGTTTTCCCAGACAAAACACTCAGCTATGCTGCTAGGAAAGGCTACGGACCCACCAGTGACACAACACTGACATGTAATTACTGTCATATGAGATTCACAACACAAAGAAAAAGTACAGCAAAAACAAAATGACCCCAACAAAAATCCAACAAACACAAGGTTGGTTCCTGATTCTATATGTGGCCggtcagacacaaacacacacttgtgACAGTGGTGGTTAAGAAGTCGAGAGATTCACCAAGGTTCTTAGCGTTTGAAAAGCCTTTTAATGGTCTGTCACGAGACATTGATTAGCTCAATTACAGCAGAGACAATGGCATGTGTGTTTCACAAAGCCCTTTGAACAGATTAGACTTAAAGAACCAATGAACCACTAATTATGACCTGCAACCTGGCGTCGCCGTCATTActgagatagaaggagagagagtggtagagggagagatgatgagatagagagagtgagacagagaatcACTCTACGATTAAATGAGCtaaatctaaaataaaataaaaccccAGTTTTAATTATGGTGATTCAGTCCAAAAAGACAAAAATATGTCAAACAAAATAAAAGGGGGATATGGATAGAGACCACACTAAAGTATGATGTAGATCACAAAAAAACTAAATGACTGTcaagtattgtcagatatttGGTGAATTTAAACCACTTGCCCAACTAACTTAATTAGTTATAGAATGATTTCATTTAGGCAACGCTGTGGTCAAAACAAAACAGTAAAAACCTGGACCCTAAAAGACTCTAAGCTGATTTTGGGTACTCCTGTGACTGTTTAATTACGACACAGTAACCTAATAGTTACATAGTCATAGTCATAAATACATGAATGTATGACTAATGGCTGACCTGGTTTCTAACTGCAGCAATAGCAACATCAGCAAGTTTGGATCAAAGTTATTGGAAAACTAATAGTCTGAACTTTGAGGATGATTGAAACTATTCTAATCCTCTGACATTGAGAAAATGAAACATTTGAATGTGTTTCAAAGAGCCAGGCCGCATGATTATTATGGGTATTAAAGATGTCATGGAGATGTTGTGGCTTGTTTTTTTTCAGATCGACAGGCTCTGCACCTTTTGAAGGTTGGGCTAGTTTCTTCATGGCTTGCTGAGTTGAGGTTGTTTTTGGTTATTTTTACTGAGGGCATCCGCCCACCATTTCAGAGACAGTTATAACAAGGGAACAAGGGAATCTAGgggcatatatatatttttttaccgtATTTCGTATCCAGATTTAAAATGTGGCACTCTGGCTCCCTTACTTTTGGTATCCGTGGTCTGTCATTACAAAGCCACAATGTAACAGCAGAGAACTTTGCTGTTGACTCTGTGCTAATTTGGACTCATTTGACACACTACAAGCATACAACGTAAAGTATTGTTGTGTACACACTAAACTACTAGCAGTATTAGGATCATAACTGACCGGATTATTATTGATAATGACAAAGTAAGCCTCTCAATATTCCTAGGCAGTACTGCAAGTGGCAGATTTTGGGTTTGGGTTGGCAACTTGTGATGCTTTAGCTAGTAGTTATACGGTCCAATGGGCAAGGCAAGGCACAGTCAAAGTTTATTTTGTTTATAAATACAGCAGACGATGTGTACCACCTCGCCACCATTGCGGCACTACTAAAGAGATTAGGTCTGATTGGTTAAATTGCCGTAAACATAAAGTCGAGACTTAGTGGGAGAACTTAAGAATCACATGAAGGGGATAATATCCCCACTCAGACCCTGAGATAAGGGCAGCGGGACTGTTCACTGTGTTCACGAGCCAACCAATAGATCTCACCGCTGAAATAGGTCCGCAATGATTCATAATAAAAACATTGAAAACCTCCATCTTGTGTAGGAACTGAGTCATTGAAATGTgtactctcttctttctctttctataaACAGTCTCTACTAGACGAGTCCAGAAGCGGAACTCCATCCAGCCACTGCTGAACTTGACTATGATGGCTGAATGCGGCTGTCAAGGCTGTGGTCTGTTGAAACATATACTTCACAGAACCACAGACCGCTTCTGTCGGGAACATCATTGGCTGCagatgagagaggacagtagGTTCTTGTCTGTAAAgtcagtgtctgtgtctgtaagGTCAGTGTCTGTGTCTATAAGGTCAGTGTCTGCCCACAAATGGTTGCTGGTGGTCTGTAAATCAGAGGATTAACCCAGATATGTCAAACATGGTCCCTCAAATTGTCCTGGCAGATCTAAGGGGGCAGGGTTTAGCGTGGGGTAAAAGGGTTCATTGGGTCGTTTTGACGGGTCTTCAGGAATATATTCCCTCTGACAGGGATCTGATCCTAGCCCTGGTAGAAATCCACATTAGTGGTTTAAGTGTTTGATCAATGGGGCCAGAGCTAACTGCTGCTGTGGCGGTCATCAGGCCTTATACAGACACGTCCAGTTGCGTTGGCTTGTGTTAAGTAGAAAGGCAGGTGGACGGGAGCATTTATTCTTACATTAACAGGATTATGAAGTCAAACTGAGCCCCTTGCAGCTCTTTGACTAGTCAGGAGGCCGGGAGAAACACAAAGACTTTGACCAGACCCAAATGTCCAGAGCATCTCTGGGTGACAGGTATTCGTTCCCAGGGGTGGTTGGTGGTGGGAAGCGTCAACTAAGAGGCTTTCATTCATGTCAGATTCCTTTTCTTAAACAGCATGTTGCGTTTTTGAGGTGTACAGAGGAGTAATGCAAATGTCATTCAAAAAGTACAGAAATGGTCATTTCAGGATCTAAAAAAGGTGTGGACTACATCTAATACTAATGCAAAGGCTATCTGTGATACATAAAATAGAGATACATGTCTATAGATAGAAGTTTGCTGGGGTGTTGATGTtttcagagaagagagggagaagtatcCGTCAGTCTCTCATCCATAACTATGCGGACTCCGGGGGTTAATGGGGGAGGAGTCTTCCCGTCCACTCTGGCCAATCAGCTGATAGAGCCGGTGGCTGAGGTTCTGAACCTGGCAGGTTCCCAGGGCGCACCCCACTCTCATCAGCTGGGGGTGGTGGTGACCCCCCCGGGACCCTGATTGGGCCTGGCGACGACCTCTTGACCCTGTCCGTTGGGGCTCCAAGCCCTCCTCAAGCCTCACACGTACCAGAGGTTCAAGATGGGCTGTGTTCATGACAGTGGGTGGTGTGTCTCTGCGGAGGTAGCCAGGCAGCCATTTTGGAGATCTGATGGAGGACTGGAGGTCAGATGAAGGGCTGGAGTCTGTTGGTCTGGCGAGTTCGGTGCCAGTTTCTGGAGTGaagatctcctcctctctcagcgCATGAAGCTTCTTAAGCAGCTCCAACCTGGGAACACAGGAAACAGATCAGAGTTCAGATCTTGTGTAGTTAAGATTGATGTCTGTATCTTTCCACTCTGGGTCAATGCTGACCATTGAATCAGAGAAGTCATTTTAGAACTGGCCTAGTTATTCTCAGACTGATGTGAAGCACACTTCCAACAGCATTTTATGtcaacacacactgacagtaAATGTTACACATGGAATGGGCATAGTGAGGGTTGATGTGTCACCATCCTGTCTTAATGCATTTTAGAAGACTAATGGCCTTTCAGCACAGGAACAAAACAGCATGGGGACCTGGCTGCTGTTAATTTATTATGGTAATATCAACATACTGGATGTCAAAACTATTGAGACTCCATGTCCACCTTAGCTAAAGCAAACAGACAGAGTGGCTCTGGAGATTTACTGACTACTCACTCAAGAGAGGTAAGGCTAATGTACAGAGCAAACTGTGGCAAGTGTCCACAGGAAAGAGACATCCCCAGGTTTCAGGAACAGCCTGTTTAGCAAACACATCTCAGATTGACTCTGGCTTtagtgctgaggaggaggaggccctGCCATCTGTTCTCTTCTTGATGATGCCATTGGCTGCTCAACTCAAACTTGGCACTGGGGATTCTTTTCTCTGAACTGTTGTGGGTGTGTTTGCTCAGAGGGCTCGaatttgtgtctctgtgtcttagtTTGTTACAGATGCTATAAATAGGTAAAGGCTCACCTGGCGGAAGTCATATTGACGAAGCACCAGCCACAGTGAGTCGGGGAATTCAATTCTCAAAATGGCGCCAGTGGGTATATCAAGCCTCAATTCTTTTAAGTAGTAAGTATGACTTTTGTGTGTTAAATGTCCTCCCATGATAAAGTTAGAACAAGAAAGAAAAAACCTCCCTTTTGTATCCTTTTTCCATTTTAAAGAGACACAGAAACATTTCCACAGCTTCAGGTTCTGACCggcttccaactgctctttaGGAGAAGCAGTAATGATAGTTGGCATACAGCGTAATTATAAAAAGAGCACCGTTCTCCTCGTGAAACGCTGACTGGATTGTGAGAAATAACAGGGTAGGCCTAGTGTAGAACGCCACTATGCAAGTGGTAACCAACCAATCTCTGTACAGACACAGCGAGAAGTGGCTATATTAATGAACAGGGTTCCAAACCCTTTTGTGCCTCCTCAAGGCGGTCTCTTAGTTAATGTGTTCAGTGCCTTGGCCAAACATGTTGTTAATGGTCAAAATTCTACACACTACAAACATGACTTTGAGCATTTATGGGTTTGTTCAACCAATTTAACCTAAAACTGAGTTTTCTGGTGTGTTGTGGGCTTGAAGCCCAATGTAACTAGCCAATCTAGCTACTTTACACGCAAAAATATAGTGCTATTCCAGCAACAGCACCATGAGTGGTCAGTCAGTGAAAGTTTCAAGGTAGCTATATTTGACATGTACACAGAGTTCCAACACAAAGAAAACACTGAATGAGGTTTGCCACCACCTGTGTCTGTATCCCTGCCATCCAGCCTGTTTGCCCGTACAGGGCAGGGCCCTGGTGTCTGGTGATGGTGGGTGTCACTGGTAACCACTGTGGTAGTGCAGAGGGAGCACAATTTCCAGGAGCACCTAGTCATTCAGCTCTGTTCTTCTGTGGCCAGGCCATGGCCAAGTCACACCCACCTTCTGTGCCAAACACCAGACATGCACAAATTGTATTTGATTGCGTGGAAAAGCTACGTTTATATACCGCATAAATACTGCAATGTGGTTGCTATAGAGATTTGGATCGTCTATATTCATTACAGTACATTTTTATTTAGTTGGCCTTTCTGTACACAAAAAGGCTGAAATACAATCTTCTGTTCAGGCTCATTCTTCTTTTGTGTTTGGAATCCATGGTGGAAAATGTGTTTCTCACACAGGAGGAAGGAGGAAACTTAATCCGTTTGGAAAGAAGAGATGGtgaataaacaaaacaaaggTAAAACAGCTCCAGAACAGCTTCCTTTGGGAGTCCCTGGACAAAAACAGGACTGATGGGGTGTGTAGACTGCCAGTACCAAACAATGCCCACTGAGCacatactggttgaatcaatgttgtttgaAATGACGTGTAACTaacatggaatagatgttgaattgacatctgtgatCAGTGGGTGTGTTGTACCCAGCTACAtagtcatggggcggcagggtagcctagtggttagagtgttggactagtagtcaaaaggttgcaagttcgaatccccaaggtacaaatctgttgttctgtacctgaacaaggcagttaactcactgttcctaggctgtcattgaaaataagaatttgttcttaactgacctgcctaggtAAAAGAAATGTTGTGTTTTATTGTACACCAGATAGGAGCAGTCaagtgtgttgttttacagggtcagccatagtagtacggttcccctggagcaaattaggattaagtgccttgcgcAAGAGCACATCAACAGTTTttccaccttgtcagctcaggtatttAAACCAGCGATCTTTCGGTTAgtggccaacactctaaccgctagtctacctgctgcctaaGACAATGTGTCAGTCCCAATCCCCCCCATCGACCaagtagtttgtgtgtgtgcttgtgtgtgtttataatacCCATTTAACCCCCCGTTGGGTGGCAAATGCCCTCATCCACCCCTGGTGGATCAGTAGTGGACTTTGTGGCACACAGCGCTGGAACTCCCATAACACAACATGCCGCCCTGAGCCCGACCCAACGCAGTAGACGATGGCTGCTTCGCTAGTCAGGCTATTCTGGGCTGGCAGACAGCCATAAAGACCCTGTGATgtagttaaaaaaaaacaattagttTGGAGAATTTGTAACTGGAGGGGGGCGGAGAAACAAAGAAAGAGCAAATCTGCTGTTTAAAGGAGGCTAAATGTGTTTGGGTTTCTGTGGGGTTCACCTCCCACCTAGGGAGTTCGTGGCATGTCcttttgtcctcctctcttctctgttacACCATCTGACCTGACGGATTTACCTTCACCTGACGCTGATGCCCTTAGCTTTTATATAATGGCTTCACAAGCAAGTGTTAACTTGTCTGTCTTGTCCCTTGGGCCAGCCAGAACTCatttgtatgtgtctgtgccaGAGGGATCGGATGGATCTGAGGGGAGTGTTTTGGCCAAAGACTTTGGACCGGAGGTGTAACTGTGTGCCCAGTGCACATGCTCCTCTCCAGTTTCTAGTTCTTCTGATCCCACAATAAGCCTTTTGGCCAGTGTTCTAGCCCACAGCCAGGAGAAGGCAGCAGCACCATGTACTGTAGCCCGGCCCAACGTGAGAACTCTCTCACTGGATCACATCTGATCTGACAGCCCTGTCTAATTTGGCTATTGAGAAAGTAATCCTGCAAATGGACAGTAATGGAGGTCTTTGTGATTGGCAGAGGATCAAAGATATCAGAGCTTCACATTCTTAGAAACATTCACTCACTCAACACTCGTTTTCAGCACCATCTGATCTGTGGAAGattattttaaaaaaattattGGAAACAAATCCACCTACTTGTTCTGTAAAATTCCCATTTTCATCGGAGGGCATTAAGCTAAAAGTCACTTAGCTTGGGGAACGGGTGGAGGAAGGGGGGATTTGAGGGTTCAATAAAAGGGTAAGCTGATCCCAACTCCTTTGTGCTACAGTGTGGTGTTATTCTTTAATATTAATCCCACAGTTTAGACTGAGTGTCAGGCTATGGGTAACTGGTGCATGGAATCAGGCAcaagagagcagagatgagtgtacAAGGTAGTTTAATCCATGAACTGCACCAgtataaaacaaatacaaaaggTGTGTGAAAATACTGGTCACTCGTAAATACCAGCCATACTGTATAGAATCAACATGAACATAATAAACAAACACGCACAccaaacatgggggaaacagagggttaaataatgaacatgtaattggggaatagAAACCAGGTttgtagaaaacaaagacaaaacaaatggaaaattaaaagtggattgcgatggctagaaagccggtgacgtcgaccaccgaacgccgcccgtacaaggagagggaccgacttcggcaaAAGTTGTGACACTGAGGTCTGGAATCACAACTGAGACCCACCAGTGGAACCACCACAACAGGGTGATTCCATGCCAGCGGGAGCGGGAAATATATTTggtatttacatttgagtcatttagtcatatccagagcaacttacaggagcaattaggtgtCTCAGACTGTTCTGacaattctcacatagaaacttgATTGGGTGGAAGggtgtttaacatgtttttttttccatTTCTATCACAAACCATTTTTTTGAAAATCATGATGAAATTAGCCATTTTATACTCGTTATAGTATACATGCCTCCTATAAGACTCTCTGATCTGTGAACGGTACATAATACAGACAACATCTGTATTACAGAGATCTatatggcgccgacagagatggccgcctcgcttcgccttcctaggaaactatgcagttttttgttttttttacattttatttcttacattagtaccccaggtcatcttaggtttcattacatacagtcgagaagaactactgaatataagatcagcgtcaactcaccatcattacgaccaagaatatgattttcacgaagcggatcctgtgttctgcctttcaaccaggacaacggaatggatcctatgcggcgacccaaaaaaacgactccgtaaaagagggaaacgaggcagtcttctggtcagactccggagacgggcacatcgtgcaccactccctagcattcttctcgccaatgtccagtctcttgacaacaaggttgatgaaatccgagcaagggtagcattccagagggacatcagacactaacgttctttgcttcacggaaacatggctcactggagagac is a window encoding:
- the LOC112216962 gene encoding protein ADM2 translates to MRSLLPVTVYCISLFSLQQLLALPAADRLERNRLELLKKLHALREEEIFTPETGTELARPTDSSPSSDLQSSIRSPKWLPGYLRRDTPPTVMNTAHLEPLVRVRLEEGLEPQRTGSRGRRQAQSGSRGGHHHPQLMRVGCALGTCQVQNLSHRLYQLIGQSGREDSSPINPRSPHSYG